The Triticum dicoccoides isolate Atlit2015 ecotype Zavitan chromosome 6A, WEW_v2.0, whole genome shotgun sequence genome has a window encoding:
- the LOC119315086 gene encoding glutamyl-tRNA(Gln) amidotransferase subunit B, chloroplastic/mitochondrial-like, translating into MALTLLRGIRTPTLFRANFSLFCTTQHRPLAHFTTRAESVQTTEPKAVPKSIQQATKEAAEQKTQGFESVIGIETHVQLSTITKAFCSCPNNYGSQPNSTVCPTCMGHPGTLPLLNAKVVECAVKMGLALNCKISMTSKFDRKQYFYPDLPKGYQISQFDIPIAEKGYLDVDIPVEFGGGHRRFGVTRVHMEEDAGKLLHSESGSYSQVDLNRAGVPLLEIVSEPDMRTGIEAAEYGAEMQRLVRYLGVGNGNMDEGSLRCDVNVSVRPIGQSEFGTKVEIKNMNSFSAISRAIDYEISRQILLHKGSQADQIVQETRLWDESSQKTFTMRKKEGLADYRYFPEPDLPEVVLTSEYIDEIRNLMPELPEAKRRRYENMGLSMQDVIFLANDDKVAHFFDSTLEHGADAKLAANWIMGDITAYLKDEKLSIDESKLTPLELSEMIAYIKNGTISGKIAKEIVVDLIAKGGTVKSVIEEKDLVQIADPAAIEAMVDQVLADNPKQLEQYRAGKTKLQGYFAGQVMKASKGKASPVLLNKILGEKLKGSC; encoded by the exons ATGGCTCTAACGCTTCTCCGAGGGATCAGAACACCAACCTTATTTAGAGCAAATTTCAGCCTGTTCTGTACCACTCAACACCGTCCACTAGCTCACTTCACAACTAGGGCGGAGAGTGTGCAGACTACTGAGCCCAAAGCAGTGCCCAAGTCAATTCAACAGGCTACTAAGGAGGCGGCGGAGCAGAAGACACAAGGTTTTGAATCCGTTATCGGCATTGAGACCCATGTCCAGCTCTCGACCATCACAAAGGCATTTTGCTCCTGCCCAAACAACTATGGCTCGCAGCCTAACAGCACTGTTTGCCCCACCTGCATGGGCCACCCTGGAACATTGCCGCTTCTGAATGCAAAGGTTGTTGAGTGTGCAGTGAAAATGGGCCTTGCTCTCAACTGCAAGATCTCCATGACATCCAAGTTTGATCGGAAGCAGTACTTCTACCCGGACCTACCCAAGGGGTACCAGATTTCGCAGTTTGACATTCCAATTGCTGAGAAGGGTTACCTTGATGTGGATATTCCAGTTGAGTTTGGTGGTGGTCACAGGCGATTTGGGGTCACGAGGGTTCATATGGAAGAAGATGCTGGCAAGCTGCTTCATTCTGAATCCGGAAGTTACTCTCAG GTTGACTTAAACAGAGCCGGTGTTCCTTTGCTTGAGATTGTCTCAGAGCCAGATATGAGGACAGGGATAGAGGCTGCTGAGTATGGTGCTGAGATGCAAAGGCTTGTTAGGTACCTGGGAGTGGGCAATGGTAACATGGATGAAGGTTCCCTTCGCTGTGATGTGAATGTTTCTGTTCGACCAATTGGACAATCAGAATTTGGTACAAAG GTTGAAATAAAGAATATGAACTCATTTTCTGCAATAAGTAGGGCAATAGACTATGAGATCTCCCGGCAGATTCTTCTTCACAAAGGAAGCCAGGCTGATCAAATTGTACAAGAAACCCGTCTTTGGGATGAGTCCTCTCAG AAAACTTTTACAATGCGAAAAAAGGAGGGACTCGCCGACTATAGATATTTTCCCGAGCCTGATCTTCCTGAAGTTGTTCTCACTAGTGAGTACATTGATGAAATTCGTAATTTGATGCCCGAGCTTCCTGAGGCAAAGCGTAGGCGCTATGAGAACATGGGACTCAGCATGCAAGATGTTATTTTCCTAGCTAATGACGATAAG GTTGCTCATTTCTTTGATTCCACACTCGAGCATGGCGCTGATGCAAAGCTAGCTGCCAACTGGATCATGGGTGATATTACTGCTTATCTGAAGGATGAAAAACTTTCTATTGATGAAAGTAAATTAACACCTCTGGAGCTTTCTGAAATGATTGCATACATAAAGAATGGAACTATCAGTGGGAAAATTGCCAAGGAG ATTGTGGTTGACCTCATTGCCAAAGGCGGAACTGTTAAGTCTGTGATAGAGGAGAAGGATCTGGTTCAG ATTGCAGATCCAGCAGCAATTGAGGCCATGGTAGATCAAGTACTCGCTGACAATCCGAAGCAACTTGAGCAGTATCGGGCTGGGAAAACCAAGTTGCAGGGCTATTTTGCTGGCCAG gtgatgaaagCATCAAAGGGTAAAGCAAGCCCTGTTTTATTGAACAAAATCCTGGGGGAGAAGCTGAAGGGCAGCTGTTGA
- the LOC119315087 gene encoding uncharacterized protein LOC119315087 codes for MAGILAWAADVVGGAGDSDDEAAAERERAAAMTPEQRLRAADLDARASSLRRAIQDLRARVPPPNVAQRLPHLHAHSLASSAALALQLNAHSSTKEQALHREVKIQEENTAYEKAISDCRQKIQEKQMEAAVLQSNLKEMEIAELDLKAKVDNAIMEQEAAQHKASMAASEATGNALLEAESLMNLKSKDLEEKKGELKLLEDKIQRLEKVWSSVEEESLKNPSPAQREKVLEKQLHSLIEQLTAKQAQAERLITDIHAKEKDLERLNSIQRNLHSGSSEAGAARNRFGGGLLSGDEDSGSKAARRPGQSGGFRTEGQKRLMILRSAFVLYILVLHVVVFIKISVSN; via the exons ATGGCGGGGATCCTGGCGTGGGCGGCCGACGTGGTCGGCGGCGccggcgacagcgacgacgaggccgCCGCCGAGCGCGAGCGCGCCGCGGCCATGACCCCGGAGCAGCGGCTCCGCGCCGCCGACCTGGACGCGCGGGCGTCGTCGCTGCGGCGCGCGATCCAGGACCTGCGCGCCCGCGTGCCCCCGCCGAACGTCGCGCAGCGGCTGCCGCACCTGCACGCTCACTCcctcgcctcctccgccgccctcgCGCTCCAGCTCAACGCCCACTCCTCCACCAAGGAGCAG GCACTGCATAGAGAGGTGAAAATTCAAGAGGAAAATACCGCCTATGAGAAGGCGATATCCGATTGCCGCCAGAAAATTCAGGAGAAGCAGATGGAGGCTGCTGTGCTCCAGAGTAATTTGAAG GAAATGGAAATTGCAGAGCTGGATTTAAAGGCAAAGGTTGACAATGCTATCAtggagcaagaggctgctcaacataAAGCATCAATGGCTGCTTCGGAAGCTACTGGAAATGCTCTGCTAGAAGCTGAATCGTTGATGAATCTCAAGTCTAAAGACTTGGAAGAGAAGAAGGGGGAGTTG AAATTATTGGAAGACAAGATACAAAGATTGGAGAAAGTATGGTCCTCGGTTGAAGAAGAATCTTTGAAAAATCCAAGTCCTG CCCAGAGGGAGAAGGTACTGGAGAAACAATTACATAGCCTCATTGAACAGTTGACAGCTAAACAA GCTCAAGCTGAAAGGCTCATCACTGATATACATGCCAAAGAAAAGGATCTGGAAAGGTTGAACAGTATACAGAGAAATCTTCACAGCGGCTCCAGCGAAGCAGGTGCAGCACGGAACCGGTTCGGCGGAGGGCTTCTGAGCGGGGATGAAGATTCTGGCTCCAAAGCTGCCCGGAGACCCGGCCAATCCGGTGGTTTTAGAACAGAAGGCCAGAAAAGGCTCATGATTCTTAGGTCCGCTTTTGTTCTCTATATCTTGGTACTGCACGTTGTCGTCTTCATAAAGATATCAGTTTCGAACTAG